The Suncus etruscus isolate mSunEtr1 chromosome 7, mSunEtr1.pri.cur, whole genome shotgun sequence genome includes a window with the following:
- the ACBD7 gene encoding acyl-CoA-binding domain-containing protein 7 has protein sequence MSLQADFDRVSADVRKLKTRPNDEELKELYGLYKQSIIGDINIGCPVLLDIKSKAKWEAWNLKKGLSKEEAMKAYVSKAEELIEKYGI, from the exons GCTGATTTCGATCGGGTTTCAGCTGATGTGAGGAAGCTAAAAACAAGACCAAATGATGAGGAACTAAAGGAATTGTATGGGCTCTATAAGCAGTCGATCATTGGAGACATTAATATCG GGTGTCCAGTGCTGTTGGATATCAAGAGCAAAGCAAAGTGGGAGGCCTGGAACCTCAAGAAAG GACTCTCAAAGGAGGAAGCCATGAAGGCCTACGTGTCAAAAGCTGAAGAGCTGATTgaaaaatatggaatttag